From Vicia villosa cultivar HV-30 ecotype Madison, WI unplaced genomic scaffold, Vvil1.0 ctg.000843F_1_1, whole genome shotgun sequence, the proteins below share one genomic window:
- the LOC131631535 gene encoding CASP-like protein 1E2 — MEVQSRKEVKGSGVAKSSLEGKCNLLLRLCALVLTLVAAVVIVADKQTKVVPISISDSLPPLDIPVTAKWHYMSAYVYYVVANIIACAYATLSFIIALANGHKSKLLVTLITLLDATMVALLFSGNGAALAIGVLAKHGNSHVLWNKVCNVFDKFCNQVAASCLISLLGSLVFLLLVMLHGLRRT, encoded by the exons ATGGAGGTTCAGAGTAGGAAGGAGGTGAAGGGAAGTGGGGTGGCAAAGTCTTCACTAGAAGGAAAGTGTAATTTGCTTCTAAGGCTTTGTGCTTTGGTTCTAACACTTGTGGCTGCTGTAGTTATTGTTGCAGATAAACAGACCAAAGTGGTTCCAATTAGCATTTCAGATTCTTTGCCACCTTTGGATATTCCTGTTACTGCTAAGTGGCATTACATGTCTGCCTATgt GTATTATGTGGTGGCAAATATTATAGCATGTGCATATGCAACCTTATCTTTCATTATTGCTCTTGCAAATGGACACAAAAGTAAATTGCTGGTGACATTGATCACTCTACTTGATGCAACAATGGTAGCTTTACTCTTCTCTGGCAATGGTGCTGCATTGGCTATTGGTGTTCTTGCCAAGCATGGAAACTCACATGTGTTATGGAACAAAGTGTGCAATGTTTTTGACAAGTTTTGTAACCAAGTTGCTGCTTCATGTTTGATTTCACTTCTTGGGTCATTAGTATTCCTCTTGCTTGTCATGCTTCATGGTTTGAGAAGAACCTAA